From Arachis hypogaea cultivar Tifrunner chromosome 3, arahy.Tifrunner.gnm2.J5K5, whole genome shotgun sequence:
TATTGCCTTTGCATAAGTCAGACGTCTAGCATACTCATAAATCCAGTCATTGCCCGCATTTCTGAAAGAGCAATGttagggggccagcaatttttgtgattgttagccattaactagccatcaataatgatttgatggtgtgagattggtatgagattttatccaatgactcacctttctctgctggttacatgctggccaaaattcaataaaactgctggcccctagacttttcctttctAAAAATTCCAACACATATAACTTGCCCACCCCGTCTGTCTTTACCGACTACTTGAGCGTTGCACATAAATTATTGGGCCAAGGCTAAATTCTTTAAACTTGCTTTTATTAGGCCAATCATGCCTTGGACCTAAAGTTTTAGGTCTACAACATTACACATCTATTTTTTTAAGCcagaatttgattaattttaaatatgtacaaatattattgaaaattagataaaattattattataataatttataaatcaaaTAAACCTAAAAATATATATTGTGAACTAAAAGACTAATAAAATTGgatagattttttttgttaaatgtaaaaaatcagaattttgtttatctaaaatagaatcttttgttttaaaatgaaaaaagatgATATCCAAGCGAGTTAAAcacttttaaatttaaagataaaaaagcaAATAATGATACGTACAAATAATTTAATATGTGATATTGATTAGAATTGGTTTAACTTTCAAATAacattaaggtttaattactctgttggtcttatagtttcgcgaaatttttaattaggtccctatactttttttcctttcaattgagtCCTTGTACGTTAAttgttttttcaatttagtccctaccGTCATAAAACCATTTGAAATAACAGAATATTCCATCAAAAAATCGAATATCtcataatttagttaaaaaacctaattaaaaacatCTCTATGTTTTTGAAATACCAAAAATACCCTTTATATTTTGTCCCCTAAAATCAGAGAACTCTAACTGCCCCTAAGTTATTCTCCTAAGTTTTCAATTGGATTTCTCCTCCGTCGCACTCTGCTGCCGTCTTCCATGGCATCGTCATCGTCCGTCGCTGGAAGGTCGTCGTCCCTCTGCGTCGCCCACGGGTGCTGTGTTCTGCTCCGCTCGTCCGCCTTGCCTATTGCATCCCCTCGTTCCGTGTCTCACCGCGCCTCGGGTGCCTTGTCTCGAGTTGCCACTCCTCGACTCCATTTTGCTGTCTGGACTGGTTCTGCAACAACAGgtgatgattgaattttattttagtttttcaacTGTTGGATCGGAGGAGATGAAGGGACCAGGTGGCATGTGGGAAGGAAACTAGTCAGATGTAGTGTGTTACACTATTATCCCCTGCATTATGGTTGTGGATACATTGGTTGGGTAGTATTTTTGTGAAAGCATTTGCTATATGTGAACGGTAAATAATGTCATTGGTGGATCCGGACAGAAATAGATTGCATTATTGAATTCTGCATGTGTTGCTAGAACATGGTtatgatttataaatttaaaaatgttcttttaatttaagaatatttcTGACCCAAAGTGTACCGGGCCATTGCATAAGTcttattttacaatttttgtGTGCTGTAAGAATTTATAGAAAATTTTGTGTTTAAATAATTTGGAATTGCAGCCATTATCCCTGCTTGTGTCAGTTCTTCAAACTTCAGTAATTTATGATGATGCAAAGGATGAGGGATAATATAGATCTAGGCTAATTATGTATATTTCTGAGTTGTTTATGTGCAGCATGCCGGGTATGTTACCTTCTTGTGGAAGAAACTATTGAGCTGATGCGAAAGTCACCCACACCTTCACCAGTTCTTAAGAATTTAACTTATATCTATGAGAAAAATATAAGTAGATTTGAAGAATTCGATGGCTCAGACTTTGGTGAATATCCTACTTTGAAGCAAAGGAACGAGTCTTTTAATATATAAGAATCAATGAGTGTGCACTGCAGATATGTTTTTACCCTTTGTTTAATATCCCTGACTTATATCTATAGCACTAAGGAATGTTCTTTTTGGTTATAATAATTAAACTTCTATTTACTACAACTATGTTTAAATGAAACTAATATAATCCAGGCAATTTTGTTTTCTGAACATCTGTTTACTGCAACTCTATTTTTTACAATTCTATTTTGCACAATTAATTTTTACAATTCTATTTTTAGCTAATTTGTTTGCTGTAATTTTTTATTTGCTGCACTTGGTATAATTCAATCCAATAGAAGATTAGGataattattctttttcttgttgcACTTTGTTcaaatcataattatttttttatataattatgcagaATAATTTTAGAGGTGTAAATGAAGATTGAGATGTTTATCATGATGGTTTATTGATAAAGATGGAGTTTTGGAAATTGAAGACATACGGTTGATTAATAATGTCTTTTACTAAAAGATACTAGGATATAATATTTTGGTTTTTGTAGTTTATTAATAGTAAACTCTAAGTGGTCTCATGCGTATTTTAATGAGTAGGTTTACTTTAATGTGAGATCAAGATGTATGAATACTCAAAATTATGATCATTCTAATACTTAAGGttcattatataaatatattttgtttaagaataatttttattatttaaagattattgTATGGTATTATAATGTTGTAGAATCATTAAatagggattataggaatatctttaattgaatatttatagttttatcgaattttcaattaggtccctatattttttttttctttacaattGGGTGCCTAAGAGTATACAAGTAATTTCACGattcactaacatttttttgacgtttaacgttaataaggactaaatttaaaaaaaataacatataaaaactcaattgaaaggaaaaaaagtatatagatctaattgaaaatttcataaaattatagagaccaacaaaataattaatccTAACATTAACACAACAAATAAAACTGAACAACATAACACAACATTAGCTAGGATATGGTGTGTGCTGTATTTTTAGGGCCGTCTTGCAAAGCACTCCTTGCTAGAAATATAGTGTGTGCTGTATTGAGAGTGTTACTCaagttttaaattcttttttgtttttgtttttttatgctAAACAATTTATCCTTGCTTCGTTGTCTAGCGTTTGTTATAATTAGTATAATTTGATGCAAGTATATATTTCAGCTTCAATTGTATTTTAGTTATTAGTAGTTATCACTTATCAGAATTAAATTGATAATTGATCTGACTAAATTATAAGATTATTCAATTGATAGTTCAATTAATATCTCATTCGGCAAACTTTTTGactcaataataattaaataaatatatacaattatgataaaattaaaatttgaataataaaaatatgaatttaactttcatatattatatttaattatataatattatattaataaaaataattattttttatattaattatctaaataattattcaaaagaacaaatataattgaataattttataaaatattttatattaacatatcaaacttaaattataaaaataaataaatacaatattattatcgaagaataaaaataatattttgtattatttaaatttcattgctttaatttatatatatattctttagtAATTATTATGATGGATGCATTGGTAACAAAAACTAATGTGAATGTTTTCTGAAGGTCCCAGATTCGAGCATTCTTTGGGTCAATTTTTTGGATTAATTCAAAAAGTTGGCTCCTGTAGTGATCCAGTGCACATGCACCATGGAAGCGCGCTGAAGTCGTCGATCCGTCGGGTCAATAtatagatccggttcaattcagtTTGACCGCTTAACCTGGACCAATTCAGAATTTGATTCACCGGATTTTTGGTCGAACTTCTCGGGTCGTTCCAGTCCGGGTTTGATAGTTCTCTTTTCTTTGCCTTCTCTTGTCAGTGTCCTTTGTTTATCTGTAACTTGTCAGACAATGACCGAATGAGACAACATTACTGGAAGATAAAAGAACAGTAGAATACTTTTAAGGGAAAGGGTAAATTGGATATTTCACACGAGGCATGTGTCATCTGTCATGTTAAAAATAGTCATATTATGTTAAAGTATCTTAGAGGAGGAAGATGTAATTTCCTCTTACATTTATGAAAGATGGATTCCTGttcctattttcgaaaaatctatATGAATGATTTAACACGAACTCACccttattcattgaattttgaACTGTAACAAGTGCTTAGGACTGTTAATGGCTATCTGCATTCGTGAGAGACATGTAAGCGCATGCGTCATGTTTAGTTGTGAAGTCGTAAAGTAGATTTAGAATTTGTATCTGTATAAAGAACCCAAGTGAATGCAACTCATAAAGAGCAAGCAACAAAGTAGCGAAGAGAATATTGAAGAATGAGCAGCAGTGTCGGCAAGGTGGTGTGTGTCACCGGAGCTTCAGGTTACATTGCTTCATGGATCGTCAAGTTTCTTCTTAATCGCGGTTACACTGTCAGGGCCACCGTTCGTGACACAAGTCTGTTACTCTTACTCTACCatcaattctttttatttatttatatatttatctctTTAAATGTGTTTCTCTTAAAAACATGCAGATGATCCGAGAAAGGTAGAGCACTTAACTAAGCTTGAGGGCGCCAAAGAGAGACTACAGCTGTTCAAGGCAAATCTTCTAGAAGAAGGTTCGTTCGATTCTGCAGTTCAAGGTTGTGATGGTGTCTTTCATACTGCATCTCCCTTTTATCATGATGTCAATGATCCACAGGTTCGGTTCGATTCGTTCTGTTATACATTTCATCTATGTCTTTTATTCTTATCTCCTCTTCATGACGTTgcatttctttttgtttcttcagGCTGAGTTTTTGGATCCAGCAGTTAACGGAACCCTCAATGTTCTTCAAGCATGTGTGAAATCGCAGTCGGTGAAGCGCGTCGTTTTGACCTCTTCAATGGCTGCAGTTACATTTAATGGAAGGCCTCTAACTCCTGAGGTAGTAGTTGATGAGACTTGGTTTTCCGATCTAGAACTCTGTAAGGAGTCGAAGGTATGTGCCATGTCCCCAAAATTGTTATCATATTAATTAGGCCAAATTAGTAGAAGTAGTGGAATTAGTTTCATGTGTTGTTAACTTGATTTTGTTTCATATGAATAAGCTCAATTCCTTGTAAATTTGAGACTCTGCAGCGCAATTTGCTTTCccattttccctttctttttctgGCTTACACATACCATTTTCTATTTGTGTTTTCAGTCATGGTACTGGTATGTGCTTTCAAAGACATTGGCTGAAGATGCTGCCTGGAAATTTGCAAAAGAAAACAACATCCCCTTGGTTACTATTAACCCAGCAATGGTGATTGGACCTCTTTTGCAACCAGTTCTTAACACAAGTGCTGCTGGAGTTTTGAATGTGGTTAAtggtaatttttaaaattctgtTTTCTGCATAtggaaatgaaaattgaaatacTAAAGGAGGGAAATAAAAGTACAATATATAATGTGTGAATTTAATCGAAATATTTGTTGACTTTGTTGACAATATGTTCTGTCTATGATTATCTAATTGATTGAATTAGATGCATAGCAACTAAAAGTTGCAGAGTAAGACAACAAAGATTGAGAAAATAAGAATATCCTCGTATTTGAGATGTTTATTTATTTCGTTACTTTATGGTTGAGTTGTCTTTGTGTGACCTCAAATTAGGCCGGGTGCATTATACCGTTGGGTGTGGCCCTTTCCCGAACCCTCCACTAAAGTGAGATTGTACATCGGGTTGCCTTTTATGAATATTAGTTGTTCGTGTGATTCAGTTATTTTTGGTTTTCCAATTGATAAGACCTTTCCATGTGCTGAATAGAAGAAAATCATTAACATCCTTGATGCAGGTGCACAGACATTTCCAAATGCTACTTTTGGATGGGTCAGTGTGAAAGATGTTGCAAATGCTCATATCCAGGCTTATGAAATTCCTTCAGCTAGTGGGAGATATTGCATGGTAGAGAGAGTAGAACATTTCTCAGGGATTGTGAAACTTTTACGTGATTTATACCCAACGTTATCCCTTCCAGAGGAGTAAGTTTAATTATTTGATTACCTTCAAGAATGCATATAATCCCTGTTTCCTGAATTAATTGCTTTTGATACTTTCATTGTTCGTTTGAAAACTCAAATCTACTTAAAGGATTCATCATTGATTTCAATATAGTGTTTATTTACTGTCATTCAAAATGCAATTGAAAAAGTCTAGGAAATCTGGTGTAGAAGTTTCAGAAGTAGAAAAACTAGTACAACTCGTAATTCTTGTGGTGATAATTTAACGACTGAATATCTCAGTCCAAATGAAGAGCTGTGTTCTAAAGGGCCTTTGTATTTCCGAATAAAGGATTAATTTGGAAATTAAAATGTTGCTGGATTTAGGTTTTATGAACTTTGTATGTGAGAATAATGAAGTTAGTTGTCAAGCATGGGCATAAGGATACCTCGTATAAATTTCATTCTTATCAGATCTATTCTATCTGTAAGTTCTGATATGGTAATGAACATGTACTTTTCAGTTGTTTACTTATagctgttttctttttcttgtctgGGGTGTAGCACTCTCTTGCTTTAATTCAACATtgcttcaaatttaaatttaaaatttgtaggTGATGTGATTTGTGGTATTACTGTTAGTCATTCAGCGTGCAGAATCTCAACTCTCAATGGTGGTGTTATAACTCTAATCTCTAAGcattcatttattttcttttcttagcATGTTCTTTATTATGCAAGCTGAAGAATCTGTATCTCACTTCTCTTTTTTCTTGAAAAACACACCTTAGtaactaatttatatttaaaagaatTTTCTAATTTGCATACTATTCATACAAAACTCCTTAATTGATTACATATATGttttatatgatatttttttcCACTTCCATTGTTGtacattcacaaaatttaaatcctaatttttcttgtGTTGATTTTTCATATACCATTTTCACATTATCATCATTGTCATCAGGCCCGCCGATGATAAGCCGTATGTGCCAACATATCAAGTTTCAAAAGAAAAGGCAAAAAGCTTGGGACTTCAATTTATTCCTTTGGAAGTGAGCCTCAAGGAGACTGTGGAAAGtttgaaagaaaagaaattcaCCAACTTTTAATTCATAGTATTAGTAGAGGAGAAAATATTTAGTTGTTTACTTGAATGTTCTTACTCATGACACAGAATGAATGTACTGCCGAGTAAGATTGGAGGAAACAGTAGTCGTACTGCAAGTTGCAGATAATGGAATAAAAGTTTGGAAGGGATGCTGATGTGTCTGACAAGTTGATGCTTACATTAACTCCCTTTGGATATAATAGAACtgtatctttatatatatataaaattcagtATTTCTTTTAAAAAGTTTTATAATTGTTCCATTAGAAAGAGATTCTTTAATCGGATAACATGACAGTAATAGAATGTCAATCTTCAAATTTCGAAAACATAgcacaaaaatttatttatttacaatagACTTTTGAGAGACTCATTCAAGAATCCATTTAGAATTTTAGATACGCTCAAATgacctatttttaaaattaaaaaaatatattctcagtATGAAAACTGTCGCTGAAATTAAAATctcattcaaaaaaatattaaatatctggtgaaaatttttttaaaaagttatgcaagtatatatatatatatatatatatatatatatatatatatatatatatatatatatatatatatatatatacgtggTTGGTTAAAAAACAGATTAAATTCTCTTAGAGCATGTTCTATAATCATCGAGAgaagtttttttttcaaaaaaaatatattttttaaaaaaataatgggtaattgttaaaaatatattatttttaaaattgataattttaatttaaaaaataaattacgcggaaagaaatattttaaaacttaccatttgtaaatatatttttttttctgggttAAAAATGATTAAACTCTCTTAAAGTATATGTTCTGAGAGTTACCTAAAACTGGATTGCTTTTGGGTCTGAACGTGAAGCCCAAATTCCTTTTGGGCAGCATTCGACTTCTGATTGGTACTGAGATGTCTCAGtctgagttcctcgtgaggaggtgggggtggtacctacaaggaactctgatacttaagttagcaaggattttaAGCAAATTTTTAATAGATTGAGTCTTGAATATACTTGAAGATATTAGTGTATTTACAATAGAATTAATAATCACTTTTTAGAGTAGTTTTATCTTTGATGGTGGatgacgttaagatttttgctagtaaagaattttataaaattgcgttgtaagtatagattctaaaccaacaagaatcccttcgtacaaatgttttggttgtcacaagtaacaaacccctaaataaattgataaccaaagtatttaaacctcgggtcgtcttctcaaggaattgcagggaggtatgttcttattattgactatgaaaaaggtaaaattgggggttttggaaataaggaagaagtatgacaagtaattcaaatgacaattaaaataaataaacaactataaaataaactctttgcaagatatgagaactggaagtcctatcctagttatccttatcaattgtgatgagaattgaatttttctcccactttgttaacctctaactatgaaggtaagttaagtgaattaattaatttgaatccttaagtcccagtctttccttgggaaaagttagagttattggatctcgaattaattcttgaagaattccaattttcagtcaacaatgagtttgataactcaagagttaccaattaatcaaccaaagccaaaaaggaataaaatatacttgaatgaaaataatttggatagagcccaagcatcagtgacatataagtctgaaatatctcaattgtattaataaaataaaatcaatccaaatatgaagagtcataagtcaaataagcaacatcaatgatcaacaattaagagaagtcgaaataaaaagatattgaaccttataaaaagatgagataaaaatattcctaagttctaaaaatcctaatcctaatcctaagagagaggagataacctctctctttaaaaactacatctaaaaactaaaattgtgaattatcagAGCAtcatcatgaatggatgcattcccccactttatagcctctaatctgtgttctctgggtcaAAAActggtcagaaacagcccagaagtcacttccagcactttttggtccgtacaggtcgcggccaagtgacgcggaggcgtcatccacgcgtccgcACGGATTgcagttcgcagatgcgacaagggcgcgtcattcacgcgttcgcgtcgcctaaattcggggcagctatggcaaattatatatcaaatcgaagccccgaatgttagctttccaacgcaactggaaccgcgtcgtttggacttctgtagctaaagttatagccgtttgagtgcaaagaggtcaggctggacagcttaacaacttcttcaacttcttgtattccttccacttttgcatgcttcctttccatcctccaagccattcctgccctataatatctgaaaacacttaacacacatatcaatgcatctaatagtaataagagaggattaataataagcaaatataagatcaaagaagcatgttttcaatcatagcaaaaaatcaggaaggaaaatgtaaaacatgcgaattgtatgaataagtgagtaaagagttgataaaaatcactcaattaagcataagataaagcataaaatagtggtttatcagtgaatAACCATTCTCTTTTGTTAGAAAAGTtattaaaatatttcttttagatTATTTAGAGATATCTTATGAGTCAGATATTTATTTAGACAAGTATGATTCGATTGGATTTTATTCGTTTTAGACCTCACTGAATTGTAGACAATGCATGAATAACATGTTTtataattattagaaaaattttttttatcaaagaataAGGGGTAAAAGTTGAAacttgaaaataaattattactgacattgataattttattttaaaaaataaattataaatgaaagtaatattttaaaacttATCACTCAAAATACTGAAcgaacaaataatttttataactaaattcaGCTAAATATCtcaaaacaaatatatttttatttatcttactcATATAAATAACTTGTAACGTTGTctactcatttttttttcttcttaatttttcttcctttctttctcctACATCTTCAATTTTctctattcttcttttatattttctctttttttcttgtttatttcattgtaaattgtaaaaaattttatgaaaaaaaagagcaggatacataaaaaaatataaaagttatttatacaatatactgaaatttttttataataaatatagaacctttttaaaaataaatataactttttgaaaaaaaattaaaataatttttatcacaaaaacacaaaatttttttaagataatacaactttttaaaaaagttttaagtaaaaaaaataaaaatttattgactataaatatataaattttatgacAATAAAcacagaaattttttttaaaggtaaacataaatttttgaagaaaaacaaagaaaagacacaaaaatatattgacaaaaatatacaaaattaaagaTGATAACCACAGAAATTTTTTTAAGGTAAATACAACTTTTTAaatagaaacataaaaaaaaaaccaaaaagtttgcaaaggaaaaaaataaaaaatttacaataaacacataaattttttaagaataaaacaCAAATTGTTAaaagagaaacaaagaaagaaaacatggtttttatgttatgcaactaaaatttatgtattttttattattcaattaaaaatttacacaatttaaaataattattgtgTCATacaactaaaatttttatattatatgattaaaatttttatatatatttttttttgttattcactTAAAAGTTCTATTGCTTTTATCAAGTaagttataaataaaaattgagagaACTTTTGAAGAACAAATAGTCAAGATTAAAATTAACCGATGCttatttcattttaagtttgtgtttttttttttattttgtttattatacACCCTTTATATCCTAAAAGAGATAATTTACGTAGTTTGTAATCtatatcttatttattttatcacaTACCAGATTCAAATACAATTTAAGTTAGTTTTTACACTTTATATAATTTGTAACATGGATTTCAAAAGTTATAAAGTGTATTTAAtacacatttttttattatttgtagtCTGGTTTATCGTTGATCAAGCTTACCCATTAAGACAAGAATATTTAAGGTTTTTAGATCATTTTGTTGATCTAAGTTACTGTGATACCTGAGaagatttaattttaagaatatgaGTATCTAAAGTTTTTAGATTTGTCATAatatattaggatcaattagattaattagtattatttaacatatttgaatatacataattttttttctactattctttcttATCTTTCTAACATGAAATAGAGGAAAAATGTGAAAAATACGGTGatttcatcaaaaaaaaaaaaacatatcttCTTCAAGAAGAATaaccatggctctgataccatattagAAAGGAGTAAGAGAGAGCAGTATAGAAAAAGTTTATGTATATtcaaatatgttaaataatgctaattgatctaattgattCTAATATATTCTGAAAAGATTCATGATGATTTAAGTCAAGCTTTTCATCAAAAGACTTGAGGCTATAATTGGCTATAGGTGGTTATCCAATTTGGGGATTAAACCATGGTGACAATGCCAAATTGCGTAGGTGGAATCTCATTTAAAGCGCAAGATTCCTCCATCGAGGGTGATAATGACTTACTCACAGGTTGAATCAGTTTCGAGTATATTACACTTGACTCTGTCTATTTTTATCGATTATTCGAGCGTTGCACATAAGTTATTAGACCAAGGCTAGATTCTTTAAACTTGTTCGTATTAAGCCAATCATACCTTGGGTCTAAAGTTTTACGTCTATAATGTTAcacatctatttttttttctaactagaatttgattaattttaaatatgtatcaatattgttgaaaattaggtaaaattattattgtaataatttataaatcaaataaacttaaaaattataaagacaggtttgtcaaatttaaaaaattaaaaatggacTAGTTTGTTTAAATTGTTTTTGGCTcagcataaaataaaattaaaattgatttctttaaaaataaatacttttagtttttttttaaattgtttctatatatttttgtaaaaaaataggaaaacaataagtgtcttttgcaattattttaaaaagtagttGAGAAAAGAGGAAAATTGTCATTAGTTTtgagaaaattaattttataaatttatcccACATTTATTTTGGAACACCATGTATccctaaaagaagaaagaaaaaaaaatgactcTTGTGCTAAAAGAATTCAAATG
This genomic window contains:
- the LOC112790516 gene encoding cinnamoyl-CoA reductase CAD2, whose product is MSSSVGKVVCVTGASGYIASWIVKFLLNRGYTVRATVRDTNDPRKVEHLTKLEGAKERLQLFKANLLEEGSFDSAVQGCDGVFHTASPFYHDVNDPQAEFLDPAVNGTLNVLQACVKSQSVKRVVLTSSMAAVTFNGRPLTPEVVVDETWFSDLELCKESKSWYWYVLSKTLAEDAAWKFAKENNIPLVTINPAMVIGPLLQPVLNTSAAGVLNVVNGAQTFPNATFGWVSVKDVANAHIQAYEIPSASGRYCMVERVEHFSGIVKLLRDLYPTLSLPEEPADDKPYVPTYQVSKEKAKSLGLQFIPLEVSLKETVESLKEKKFTNF